In Oryza brachyantha chromosome 2, ObraRS2, whole genome shotgun sequence, a single window of DNA contains:
- the LOC102708216 gene encoding putative transcription factor bHLH041 — translation MDTIFVLGQESRQRILQRAAARLPGCAYLCAWAPVLPPVAAGLQQQQQQQLQLSSSLSSSAAGAARLLCCLDAWLPGSDDGGGGVSALFDAYRGSVCAAVTGCVPGWAHVDRAPYMELPELDLAASSSLPVQQRFYQEAGIKMAAFMGCESGEIEVGFSTAPNGDSGGGASSLQSSMEQVFSEDFFQESLLEELLQLPPTGPSSSSSSLVGSPADGASTSLLRAMTPMVTSSSATPSPREPAVQAVATTPSSSSSSRLHPRPPPHRVHVSPFARHGVVLHFPSAEADDAAMAQAMLDVICSPTTPSAWSSSPALPTSAKHRPWIRSPRRATQTTAFRAYNAALAPRPAALRRPPGAPGQGQRMIKMGISILRRMHMVRCSQERTASRRANDDDDEATAALPAPTSSQLHHMISERRRRERLNESFEQLRTLLPPGSKKDKATVLAKTLEYMNLLIAQISELEAKNRALQTQVQQRANGSSPMIRAVNEVHHHHQWPTAAGGPSPERVEVHVVGGGGAPSSSSSEVVTVRVTARAEGGVDVSELVLALLKEAGGFTVVSVDARQPAGGGGNGGGAVAQATLTLRATAAEFDEASLKEAVTKAVESLVAPPPPLP, via the exons ATGGACACCATCTTCGTGCTCGGCCAAGAGTCCCGGCAGCGCATCCTCCagcgtgcggcggcgcgcctcCCCGGCTGCGCCTACCTCTGCGCCTGGGCGCCCGTGCtcccgcccgtcgccgccggcttgcagcagcagcagcagcagcagcttcagcTTTCTTCTTCGTTGTCTTCTTCGGCCGCCGGTGCTGCGCGTCTGCTCTGCTGCCTCGACGCATGGCTCCCCGGTtctgacgacggcggcggcggcgtgagcgCGCTGTTCGACGCGTACCGGGGCTCCGTctgcgccgccgtcaccgggTGCGTGCCCGGGTGGGCGCACGTCGACCGCGCGCCGTACATGGAGCTGCCGGagctcgacctcgccgcctcttcctcgCTGCCGGTGCAGCAGCGCTTCTACCAG GAAGCAGGCATCAAG ATGGCAGCGTTCATGGGATGCGAgagcggcgagatcgaggttGGCTTCTCGACGGCGCcgaacggcgacagcggcggcggcgcaagcaGCCTGCAGTCGAGCATGGAGCAGGTCTTCTCCGAGGACTTCTTCCAGGAGTCGCTGCTCGAggagctgctgcagctgccacCGACGgggccgtcctcctcctcctcctcgctcgTCGGCAGCCCTGCCGACGGCGCCTCCACGTCACTGCTCCGCGCGATGACGCCCATGGTGACCTCGTCGTCCGCTACGCCGTCCCCCCGAGAGCCCGCGGTGCAGGCCGTAGCGACGAcaccgtcgtcctcgtcgtcgtcccggcTCCACCCTCGCCCTCCGCCGCACCGCGTCCACGTGTCGCCGTTCGCCCGCCACGGCGTCGTCCTCCACTTCCCGAGCGCCGaggccgacgacgccgccatggcgcAGGCGATGCTCGACGTCATCTGCTCCCCCACGACGCCCTCGGCGTGGTCGTCGTCCCCCGCGCTGCCCACGTCCGCCAAGCACCGCCCCTGGATCaggtcgccgcggcgggcgacgcAGACGACGGCGTTCCGGGCGTACAACGCGGCGCTGGCGCCGCGCCCAGCGGCAttgcggcggccgccgggcgCGCCGGGGCAGGGGCAGCGGATGATCAAGATGGGCATCTCCATCCTGAGGAGGATGCACATGGTCAGGTGCAGCCAGGAGCGCACCGCCTCGCGGCGagccaacgacgacgacgacgaagccacggccgcgctgccggcgccgacgagcagCCAGCTCCACCATATGATATcggagcgccggcggcgggagcggctcAACGAGAGCTTCGAGCAATTAAGAACTTTGCTTCCTCCCGGATCAAAG AAAGACAAGGCGACAGTTCTTGCCAAGACCCTGGAGTACATGAACTTGCTCATAGCTCAAATCTCCGAGCTTGAAGCCAAGAACCGAGCACTGCAGACCCAGGTCCAGCAACGAGCCAACGGATCGAGCCCAATGATCCGGGCAGTCAACGAggttcaccaccaccaccaatggccaaccgccgccggcgggccaTCGCCGGAGAGAGTGGAGGTCCAtgtggtcggcggcggcggcgcgccgtcgtcgtcgtcgtcggaggtgGTGACCGTgagggtgacggcgagggcggagggcggcgtcgacgTGTCGGAGCTGGTGCTCGCGCTGCTCAAGGAGGCGGGCGGCTTCACGGTGGTGTCCGTCGACGCGAggcagccggccggcggcggcggcaatggcggcggcgccgtcgctcaGGCCACCCTCACGCTACGAGCAACG GCGGCCGAGTTCGACGAGGCATCGCTCAAGGAAGCAGTGACGAAGGCTGTCGAGAGCTTggtggcaccgccgccgccattgccgtaG